In the genome of Populus trichocarpa isolate Nisqually-1 chromosome 6, P.trichocarpa_v4.1, whole genome shotgun sequence, one region contains:
- the LOC7487318 gene encoding protein N-terminal and lysine N-methyltransferase EFM7, with amino-acid sequence MDIALFSPSSLFADDDDFSSEETKETQQNHVERRHSFPGMELLIREFSFHKLNANLLWPGTFAFAEWLVQNRPLVEGRHCIELGSGTGALAIFLRKSFHLDITTSDYNDQEIEENIAHNCRVNGVTPVLPHIRHSWGDTFPAADPDWDLVIASDILLYVKQYPNLIKTLSFLLKSYKLKNDRAGSIMENEQNGGTHNIGLPRPAFLMSWRRRIGKEDESLFFDGCESAGLQVEHLGSRVYCITPKDQVSGYQIEVTR; translated from the exons ATGGACATAGCTCTCTTCTCTCCTTCTTCACTTTTCGCGGACGATGATGACTTCTCTTCTG AGGAAACAAAGGAGACCCAACAGAATCATGTAGAGAGGAGGCACAGTTTTCCTGGAATG GAGTTGCTCATTAGAGAATTCTCTTTTCACAAATTGAATGCTAATTTGCTCTGGCCAGGGACATTTGCATTTGCAGAATGGTTAGTTCAGAACAGGCCATTGGTTGAAGGGCGGCATTGCATTGAATTGGGCAG TGGCACTGGAGCTTTGGCCATTTTTCTTCGTAAATCATTCCATCTTGACATCACAACATCAGACTATAATGATcaggaaattgaagaaaacataGCTCACAATTGCAGAGTGAATGGAGTCACACCAGTCCTTCCTCACATTAGGC ATTCTTGGGGGGACACCTTTCCAGCTGCTGATCCTGACTGGGATCTGGTTATAGCTAGTGATATTTTACTGT ATGTGAAACAGTATCCAAACTTGATAAAAACTCTTTCCTTTCTCCTCAAATCTTACAAGCTGAAAAATGACAGAGCAGGCTctatcatggaaaatgagcagAATGGAG GAACACACAATATCGGGTTGCCTAGGCCAGCTTTTTTAATGAGTTGGAGACGTAGAATTGGCAAGGAGGACGAATCTCTCTTCTTTGATGGTTGTGAGAGCGCCGGGTTACAAGTGGAGCATCTTGGATCCCGTGTTTACTGTATCACACCCAAAGATCAAGTGTCAGGATACCAAATAGAGGTAACCAGGTGA